One stretch of Eupeodes corollae chromosome 2, idEupCoro1.1, whole genome shotgun sequence DNA includes these proteins:
- the LOC129947868 gene encoding serine-rich adhesin for platelets-like, translated as MGSFTIFVALTWIVGAVLICSEAAPVTEFFGPPQTIEGDSNVDYPEQNKKPKVKEMERFHRTYNNGTVEFKMALSNGHVQYQRISSKIVDGDKVQVYEGYISEQYKDGRYGTRYYAADENGYRSSSVIIEDEPPRLPTSGPYSSNLPQDIQKQLSPMNKDDTQTKPKTIKDNLVEIENDIEEELLSKLNLGSNNANQNSISSTESSEIVKPSEEPSSVAQNFNEDGTELPIDLDQLSTTEFLELLSTTRFENKNEISEPTIVPALEEVSEGIDIASKTSTEQPLNEENTTADKSEETSSLPNQENFNSRSMQSTGILSEEGEDEKINEEIPEGITGSLLNDIVTSTEQINTIKAEQPIEEIPEGTTGSLLNDIVTSTEQIYTSSINNESQEQSSSVVPELNEIKTEGETSSVSRYPLQDNGSETTTQSSVESSSSTAISDETSNENNNSDIPSPSISSEIDNSNGITSEESVTSRNEGSEWTTEKSLEDVSEAVTETLSNDEVKSTESTATLDNEAQEPSTSVIPEFNDIRTDAKISTASNGYPLEDSLSETTTLIPDDELLKSSDEKIQSLAKDVSTISTTSEETESSSELPSSSFAPELEHSSPVTSDDEIKIETTTDLPIETSTNTDHTISGDEIPNDQRNENNSRSLDILKVLPLSEKNSTNVNEEDLTDKTDTSTEHPTEEGSVSSTTSSENISSDITTEAEVILTTENNLGASPSEKSNENITERDSQITTDQPLSSSIENDSGAENKEKSHEDESTELPKESSEEDHNTKVELFSFNDEKEGKSIEDVASTETPKESSEEHNNTSTVTEEKEDKSAEDETSSTDLPNESNGEDYNTKVELFSFNDEKEEKLIEDVARTESPKEYNEEDLNTSTVTEEKSAENETSTDHPNESSEEDNSTPSVTEQSTEEEVLSTTEETNRGVEIELALPVIHF; from the exons ATGGGATCATTTACAATCTTTGTGGCCTTAACCTGGATAGTTGGAGCAGTATTAATTTGTTCAGAAGCAGCACCAGTTACGGAATTTTTCGGACCTCCACAGACAATTGAAGGCGATAGTAATGTTGACTAtccagaacaaaataaaaagcctAAAGTCAAGGAGATGGAACGTTTTCATAGAACTTACAATAACGGGACAGTTGAGTTTAa AATGGCCCTTAGCAATGGACATGTCCAATACCAAAGAATAAGTTCAAAGATTGTAGATGGAGATAAGGTTCAAGTCTATGAAGGATACATTTCTGAACAATACAAAGATGGTCGTTATGGAACTAGATATTATGCAGCTGATGAAAATGGATATCGCAGTTCATCAG TGATAATTGAAGATGAACCTCCCAGGCTACCCACAAGTGGTCCATATAGCTCGAATTTGCCTCAAGATATTCAAAAACAGCTATCACCAATGAATAAAGACGATACACAAACCAAACCAAAGACTATTAAAGATAATTtagttgaaattgaaaatgatatcGAAGAAGAGCTATTGTCAAAGCTTAACCTTGGATCTAATAATGCTAATCAAAATTCCATTTCATCCACTGAGTCCTCAGAAATAGTGAAACCCAGTGAAGAACCATCGTCGGTTGCACAAAATTTCAATGAAGATGGAACAGAACTTCCAATCGATTTAGACCAACTTTCTACAACAGAATTTTTGGAACTTCTGTCTACCAcgagatttgaaaataaaaatgaaatttcagaACCAACAATTGTACCAGCTCTAGAAGAGGTATCGGAAGGAATTGATATTGCATCGAAAACTAGTACAGAACAACCATTAAATGAAGAAAACACAACTGCCGACAAATCTGAAGAAACTTCAAGTTTGCCaaatcaagaaaattttaattcaagaagTATGCAAAGTACAGGGATTTTGTCTGAGGAAGGTGAAGATGAGAAGATAAATGAAGAAATTCCAGAAGGAATAACTGGATCACTTTTAAATGATATCGTTACATCAAcagaacaaataaatacaattaaggCAGAACAGCCAATTGAAGAAATTCCAGAAGGAACAACTGGATCACTTTTAAATGATATCGTTACATCGACAGAACAGATATACACTAGTTCAATTAATAATGAATCTCAAGAACAGAGTTCATCTGTAGTTCCAGAATTAAACGAAATAAAGACTGAAGGTGAAACCTCAAGCGTTTCACGATACCCACTTCAAGACAATGGATCAGAGACAACAACTCAGTCATCTGTTGAAAGTTCTTCATCAACGGCAATAAGTGACGAGacttcaaatgaaaataataattctgATATTCCCTCACCAAGCATATCTTCAGAGATTGATAATAGTAATGGAATTACAAGTGAAGAATCAGTTACTTCAAGAAATGAGGGCTCAGAATGGACCACAGAAAAGTCATTGGAAGATGTTTCAGAAGCAGTAACTGAAACGCTGTCAAATGATGAAGTTAAATCAACTGAATCAACTGCAACCTTAGATAACGAAGCTCAGGAGCCAAGCACATCAGTAATTCCAGAGTTCAACGACATAAGGACTGACGCTAAAATATCAACTGCTTCTAATGGATACCCGTTAGAAGATTCTCTATCAGAAACAACGACCTTAATACCAGATGATGAACTTTTGAAGAGTTCTGACGAAAAAATTCAATCTCTTGCAAAAGACGTATCAACTATTAGCACAACATCAGAAGAAACTGAATCTAGTTCTGAACTTCCATCATCAAGTTTTGCTCCTGAACTTGAACATTCCTCACCAGTAACATCTGATGATGAAATTAAAATCGAAACCACAACAGATCTTCCAATAGAGACCTCAACAAATACGGATCATACAATCTCCGGTGATGAGATTCCAAATGATCAACGCAATGAAAATAACTCTCGAagtcttgatattttaaaagtattaccACTTTCtgagaaaaattcaacaaatgtAAATGAGGAAGATTTAACAGATAAAACAGATACAAGTACTGAACATCCAACCGAAGAAGGAAGCGTCTCATCTACAACATCTAGTGAAAACATTAGCTCTGATATCACAACTGAAGCAGAAGTTATTTTAACTACAGAGAATAATCTTGGCGCTAGCCCTTCAGAAAAAAGTAACGAAAATATCACTGAAAGAGATTCTCAAATAACAACAGATCAGCCTTTAAGCAGTTCTATTGAAAATGATTCTGgtgcagaaaataaagaaaaatcgcATGAAGATGAGAGTACTGAACTTCCAAAAGAATCAAGTGAAGAAGATCACAATACAAAGGTAgaactgttttcatttaatgacGAGAAAGAAGGAAAATCAATCGAAGACGTTGCTAGCACTGAAACTCCAAAAGAATCTAGTGAAGAACATAACAACACTTCAACCGTGACTGAAGAGAAGGAAGATAAATCAGCCGAAGATGAGACCAGTAGTACTGACCTTCCAAATGAATCAAATGGAGAAGATTACAATACAAAGGTAgaactgttttcatttaatgacgagaaagaagaaaaattgattgaagacGTTGCCAGAACTGAATCTCCAAAAGAATATAATGAAGAAGATCTTAACACTTCAACAGTGACTGAAGAGAAATCAGCAGAAAATGAGACCAGTACTGACCATCCAAATGAATCAAGTGAAGAAGATAACAGCACACCATCAGTTACTGAACAATCTACAGAAGAAGAAGTTCTTTCAACTACCGAAGAAACAAATAGAGGTGTTGAAATTGAATTGGCTTTACCTGtgattcatttttga